In Archocentrus centrarchus isolate MPI-CPG fArcCen1 chromosome 16, fArcCen1, whole genome shotgun sequence, a single window of DNA contains:
- the kcnj14 gene encoding ATP-sensitive inward rectifier potassium channel 14 yields MMGAARVKRRFSAVVDGPVEEEEVMRLAQSAADTSGGGGSPAGSGTPTSPSPNHALNGKALPLQSNTNNARRQGAFGESAGGDAGGESGLRAGRMCSGPKSGRGGSVGGRGEDRSSSDQDSLSSPSTTSRRRNRRSSRRPRQRFVGKDGRCNVTFVNMSERGQRYLSDLFTTCVDIRWRWMLVIFTLSFVLSWLLFGFAFWLIASAHGDLSIRLIPSSGSSPGSGDAGSGGESDREAVVEEPCFFQVNSFMAAFLFSLETQTSIGYGFRSVTEECPLAVVAVVLQCIVGCIIDAFIIGAVMAKIAKPKKRNETLVFSNTAVVALRDGKLCMMWRVGNLRKSHLVEAHVRAQLLKSRVTSEGEYLPLDNVDINVGFDTGTDRIFLVSPVTIVHEINEESPFFEMDQKTLENDPDMEVVVILEGMVEATAMTTQCRSSYLATEILWGHRFEPVLFERKDGYQVDYSFFHRTYEIPNTPICSAKELAEQKYIQSSRSSFCYENEVALQLASPDGEPGQDIEFASPLNPRQSLAENLHYNGTSGIGKGMENCL; encoded by the exons ATGATGGGAGCGGCACGTGTGAAACGACGCTTCAGTGCTGTGGTGGATGGgccagtggaggaggaggaggtcatGAGGTTAGCACAGAGTGCTGCAGATACATCTGGCGGAGGGGGGAGCCCAGCAGGGTCAGGGACCCCAACCAGCCCTTCTCCAAACCATGCCCTCAATGGCAAAGCTCTACCTCTTCAGAGCAACACCAACAATGCACGGAGGCAGGGTGCCTTTGGAGAGTCAGCTGGAGGAGATGCAGGAGGAGAAAGTGGGTTGAGAGCAGGAAGAATGTGTTCAGGGCCAAAGAGTGGAAGAGGCGGTAGTGTAGGAGGGAGAGGGGAAGACCGTTCTTCATCAGACCAGGATTCACTCTCTTCCCCCTCCACTACCAGCCGCCGGCGCAACAGGCGCTCAAGCCGCCGGCCCCGACAACGCTTTGTGGGCAAGGACGGACGCTGCAACGTCACCTTTGTCAACATGAGCGAGAGGGGCCAGCGGTACCTCAGCGACCTTTTTACCACTTGTGTGGACATCCGCTGGCGATGGATGCTGGTCATCTTCACTCTCTCCTTCGTTCTCTCCTGGCTGCTCTTTGGATTTGCCTTCTGGCTCATTGCCTCCGCACATGGGGACCTCTCCATTCGGCTTATCCCCAGCTCAGGTTCATCTCCGGGATCAGGAGATGCCGGCTCTGGAGGAGAGTCTGATAGGGAGGCAGTGGTTGAGGAGCCATGCTTCTTCCAGGTGAACAGCTTCATGGCAGCCTTTCTGTTCTCCTTGGAGACGCAGACATCCATCGGTTATGGCTTCAGAAGTGTGACCGAAGAATGTCCCCTGGCGGTGGTGGCGGTCgttttgcagtgcattgtgggctGCATAATTGACGCCTTCATCATCGGGGCAGTCATGGCAAAGATTGCCAAGCCCAAGAAGCGCAACGAAACACTGGTATTCTCCAACACAGCTGTGGTAGCGCTGAGAGATGGAAAACTCTGCATGATGTGGAGGGTTGGAAACCTACGCAAGAGCCACCTGGTAGAAGCACATGTCAGAGCACAACTACTGAAG TCAAGGGTGACATCAGAGGGAGAGTACCTCCCACTGGACAACGTGGACATCAACGTGGGGTTTGACACTGGTACTGACCGCATCTTTTTGGTCTCGCCTGTAACAATTGTCCATGAAATCAATGAAGAGTCACCTTTCTTTGAGATGGACCAAAAAACACTGGAGAACGACCCTGACATGGAGGTGGTGGTCATACTCGAAGGCATGGTGGAAGCCACAGCCATGACTACGCAGTGCCGTAGCTCCTATCTGGCTACTGAAATCCTCTGGGGACACCGCTTTGAACCAGTGCTCTTTGAGAGGAAAGATGGCTACCAG GTGGACTACTCATTTTTCCATCGGACCTACGAAATCCCAAACACACCTATCTGCAGTGCTAAAGAGCTGGCTGAACAGAAGTACATTCAGAGTTCACGGTCATCTTTTTGTTATGAGAATGAGGTGGCTCTGCAGCTCGCCTCCCCTGATGGTGAGCCAGGTCAAGACATTGAGTTTGCCTCCCCACTGAACCCGAGGCAGTCCCTGGCAGAAAATCTCCACTACAACGGAACCAGTGGGATAGGGAAAGGGATGGAAAACTGTCTTTAG